CCCCGCCGccctttttgttttgacaAAGGGTCAATGCTTTTTCAATTTGGCGGTCGGTCGCAACACAAATAATAGCTGTTTTCATATGGTTTAAACTTCAATTGGTTGGTTTTTAGGCAACTGCGCAGAAATCAGCATTTATAATTGCTTCTGCCAATGTTACTGGGTCTTTGAAACTAGTTGTTAGCTTCAGTAAAGAACATTTGTATGGGGTTTCAAACATTTTGGAGACTATTTTTCACCTAACCATTTCAATGTAGCAACTATTCAGCGGTCGCTGCTAGCCAAGCTGGACTGTAAATCCAATTGAACGCGGTATTTGTGGGATTGTTGCTGGTGCTTTTATGATGCCGATGTGTTGagattttccatttcaatcATCGGCTGGCTGCATTAGCTGGCATTCTTGCTTGGTTTTCGAGGTTTCCGTTGCgcgggcaaacaaaacaattttttttttttttgtccagaGCCGCCAGTTGTCTAAAAATACCAGCAACGCCCATACATATGCATTTCCACAGACCGATTTTCACCCCTCGTCCTACGCAGTTCTTGTTTCCAAGCTTTCTCCAGGTCGAGCGGAAATTAATCGATTTTCCTTTCCCACGTCCCTTTGAAAATTCAAGCCGGAAATTGGTCCTACATTGAAAGTTTGGATGATCCTATCGCAAGGAATTATAATTGGATTACGTGTGAGCGGATTAATGATTGTCGCCTGCTTTCCCGtgtttttatttggattttttttttctgtttgttttctaATAATTACTGCACGTTTAATCGATAGAAGTTCAGCGAGTGGGCAAGTAATTGAGTGCGTCACTGTGCGGAGAACACAAACAGACGGTCTCTATGCACGTACATAAATATCTATCtttggcacacacacaaaaatatataaaaacgcATTAAGGCGGGCCGACTTGTGCTCCAtttctccctctctctttttattcatggtttatttttatcgcTGTTGTCGAACTTGTATTTTTTCACATCTATCTGCCAGATACTCTCTTTCCACCTTCGGCCTTCCACAAACCCATAAACTGGGCTTCGAATAGTTGCATAGTTGCCACACGTGCGGCCATGTCCAGTGCCACATTGTTTTTGTCGCTGGCTTTTTCCCATTTAAATTAGCCATTCCGTCAGCGATTAGTCAATAAAGACCTGCTGCGAATGCATGAGTCATCGCAGCTTTGAATCCAACACTTTCGTCCAGCGGAAGCATGACAACAAACTAAATTCGTACGACCTTCCTAGGAATACTCGCGCAAGTGCATTGCGGGTATATTGGACTTGTCTGAGTGACTCAGATAATATTATTAGTCACTCAAGTTCTTTAATTTATAAGGAAAAATCATTTTATAACTTTGTAGTCAAGCAAAACATcttttaaattacttttagAGCTAAcgaatataaaatatagaatCGCGGccttcaattaatttaaaagcatAAGCATCTATCGAACCAAAAACATGGAATATCTTATAATGTCTATTATCCCCTATAAGGGGTGATCGTATATGGCAGTTGAGTTCACTCCACAGAACATACAGTGCCACACAAAAATTCGCAGTGTTGTGCAACTGCTGGTTGCTGTGGAATTTTAGCTAAATATAACAGACAAGTAATCCGCAACAGAACTCTGTTAGTCAGTCAGGTGTTTGTTAAGAGCTCACAGCCGAGAACCGTTAGGCGAGAACGAGATAACGGGTTAAAGTGGCCTCACCTACATTTCTCCTCCACTGAAAAACACACTAATGCTCCTGTTTACGTTCTAATTTATTGCAGAAAGCCATTGTTAGCAACTTTTGAGGGGCATATCGAACTGTGTGGCgtattttattagttttgtgaagtaaccgaaaaaaaaatcaaacaaaatgtCGACAGTCGATAAGGAAGAGCTGGTCCAGAAGGCTAAACTGGCCGAGCAGTCAGAACGGTAAGTGGTTCATCTTATAATAAAGTTCATCAACCTCACAGAACTTCAAAAGAACCCTACAAACTCATTTGGCAAAAGTTATAGTTGcacataatatttattaatacgTAAAAAAGACATTCTTGGAAGTTATAAGAACTCTAAGATTTAAcattgttttctgttttattaaatccatttaaaatcaTCTTCTAATGAACAATATATGTATCATTTAAGTTGTTCttcaaaatttaaagaatGCATATATTTCTGTGATCTACATgactaaatattttcaatcaCTAATGGAACATTTTCTATGCAGTTACGATGATATGGCCCAGGCCATGAAGTCCGTCACAGAGACTGGCGTTGAGCTCTCAAATGAGGAAAGAAATCTGCTCTCCGTTGCCTACAAAAATGTGGTCGGTGCCCGCAGGTGAGTCAATCAATCACAGATTGATTAATGTCGCACTATAGATTGGAGTTCAAGTGCTAAGCTGTATGTTTCTGCCCCTTCTCCGGGTGTGTTTAACATGTCCAAACCAGGTCATCGTGGCGTGTCATCTCCTCCATTGAGCAGAAAACCGAAGCATCCGCTAGAAAACAGCAGCTCGCCCGTGAGTACAGAGAGCGTGTGGAGAAGGAGCTGAGGGAAATCTGCTACGAAGTTTTGGTAAGTGGTGGTCCGCAAGTCTGCGCAAGTCTCTTTCTGAAGGATTTATGGGGTTGTAATTGGTCCATCTAATTATTTTCATGCCCACAACTCACTTGGTTGTTCATCTGCATTGACGGTGATGAAGATGGCAAACCTGTCAACCgcctaaatatatatatatatatatatatgtataaagaCCTCCGCCCTTGGCAAGCTCAGCTGTCCGAGGGTGTTGGTTGGATGGTTCAGTGGGTTTTCCAGAGGGTGGGCCTGTTTTCTGGTCTTCCTTCTTGCTCTagtgaaatataaaaatttgttacaatcaataaatctatttttaaaatgaacaTGTTCCATTTTCCCCCACACACAGAGGTTTTCGCTTGTGTGtatatgaaatttatattgCCGTTCACGGATCAGAAAATGACCATGGCCAGGGTTGAACTCGGGGGTTTCCCCATTCGCTTTTCTTTGATTGGGGCTTTTATATTGGATTAAACTTAACTGGTGCTTGATGGattttaaaatggaaaatgatttAGAACAAGGTTTACAATAAGCCTGGCGGCTTACTTGGTTAATTGTTGCGTTTGGTTTTCGAAATTGATATGAAATTAATTGGAGTACTTGTTTCCTTTGCTTACAGGGACTTCTGGACAAATACCTTATTCCAAAAGCCAGCAATCCCGAGAGCAAGGTGTTTTACCTGAAGATGAAGGGTGATTACTACAGGTATTTAGCCGAGGTTGCCACAGGAGATGCACGCAACAGTAAGTATCTTGTCAAGCACACCAACAAAAACACCCTATCCCCGAATTGTACGCCCGAATTgtacaataataaaatctttACAAACCAAACTACAAATACTCTTGCAAAACACAGCCGTTGTCGATGACTCGCAAACCGCTTACCAGGATGCATTTGACATTAGCAAGGGTAAAATGCAGCCAACACATCCCATCCGTTTGGGTCTGGCCCTTAACTTCTCAGTCTTCTACTATGAGATTTTGAACTCACCAGACAAAGCTTGCCAATTGGCTAAACAGGTTAATAACACACTGAGACTTGGCTCGATTAATCGAAATGTATGGCAAGCGAGCAAGAAAGGCACACAAAATCCCAATCCGTCGATATTAAAGaacttttttgtttactctcAAATGGTTTTCCTaacttttggtttttatttcttacttTTTTACATAACTAAATCATGTGTAAATCGTTAAGCCGTCGTTGATGACTCGAAAAATGCCTATCAGGAGGCGTTCGATAttgcaaaaaccaaaatgcagCCAACACATCCCATCCGTTTGGGTCTGGCCCTTAACTTCTCAGTCTTCTACTATGAGATTTTGAACTCACCAGACAAAGCTTGCCAATTGGCTAAACAGGTTAATAACGCACTGAGACTTGGCTCGATTAATCGAAATGTATGGCAAGCGAGCAAAAGGCACACAAAATCACTATCCATCGACatttaagaatttttttgtttactttcaaATGGTTTTCCTAACATTTGGTTTTGTTTCTTACTTTTTTCCATTACTGAATCATGTGTAAATCATTAAGCCGTCGTTGAGGACTCGAAAAAAGCCTATCAGGAGGCGTTCGATAttgcaaaaaccaaaatgcagCCCACACATCCAATCAGATTAGGTCTTGCTCTCAACTTTTCCGTCTTCTATTACGAAATTATCAATTCACCAGCGAGGGCTTGTCACTTAGCTAAACAGGTTCAGTTCAACTTATACATGTTTCTTTTGTGTAAACTTAATAATTTGCTTACGAATACTAATTACCCAATGATAGAAATTCTTGTTGTTCTGTGACTAAACTGAGTAAGATACCCAGCGACTAATTAACCAACTAAATGAGCTTTAACCCGACGAAGAGATATACTTTACTACCAAGGCGTTTTAAAAGTTTGAGAAGAAAACATAAACTAATTTCTTGAGCTCAAATTCCTTGTAGtgcctttaaaaatgtaaacctatgaaaaaaaattttgcaactatttttctttttactgAAATTTCAAACTTTTTGAAGCGCAATGTATATCGATCCCCACCCActtattttcccatttcaattGCATGAGAAATACCAAAAACTTTGCCTGTGAAATAATTTACATGCGGCCTTTGCTGGTGGAcacttttcgtttttattttgttaaggTCAACAAAACTCTTTTgttacttttattttgatttacaCGATTTGCCTTAGATTTCAGTTTGATAAAGTTGTTTAGTGAAGCCAAATATGAATGAACCTAACGCCACTTTGAAAATGCTTTTGTTCTACCAACTTGCATTCGCCTTGCCAAACATTTCCTTTGATTCGAATCCTTAGAGAATTTATACTAAAAAGTACCTTTTTtgacccaccaccaccaggcGTTCGATGATGCGATAGCCGAGCTGGACACACTGAACGAGGACTCCTACAAGGACTCGACACTCATCATGCAGCTGTTGAGGGACAACCTGACTCTCTGGACGTCCGACACCCAAGGCGACGAAGCTGAGCCACAGGAGGGCGGCGACAACTAACCAAACAACTAAGCAAATGTTTCCTTTTTGACTATGCAAATATTATTCAgtaatacaaacaaacaaaaaccagaaacaacaaagagaaacaaatattataaaacGCAACcagcaaagcaaaacaatttgaaatgaaaCGATAATCCAGGCGAGAGCAGCAGACAGGCAGGCAAAAAGCGCGAACATTTGAGACATTAACATACGAATTGAGGGCAGAATGCTTCACAGTTCATTTGGGGCCGATGGGCCGGCATTTGAGGCCGTTTTCCCGATTGTCACGGGTAGTTTTTAGCCGGGTTCCGGTTGCAAGCGAATCCAGTATACAGATGGTCAAATGCTTGGACAGATGCCGGCCAATCCGACTCAAATGTAGCTTAAGATCTGCAACTGCTTAAGAAATACAGAAAAATACAGCATCGCTGTGAGGGTCAAACGAATGCGGACTATTTGGGAGTTTGGCATGATTTTTCCGGATTTTGAATCAAATTAATCTAGCAGATAATTCGttattgtgtgtgtttttcccGATCGAAACGGCCAAACTCTAGATGCTCCGAATTTGTTCGCCCTGGCGGTGCCTCGTGTGGATTTCCTCCttacaaaacaacaaaaaaaaaacaactaaataatATTCCTAACTGTATACACAAGAAATGAAATGAGATAATCGGTTATTATACGTTTTTTGCAACAGtccaa
The sequence above is drawn from the Drosophila melanogaster chromosome 2R genome and encodes:
- the 14-3-3zeta gene encoding 14-3-3zeta, isoform B is translated as MSTVDKEELVQKAKLAEQSERYDDMAQAMKSVTETGVELSNEERNLLSVAYKNVVGARRSSWRVISSIEQKTEASARKQQLAREYRERVEKELREICYEVLGLLDKYLIPKASNPESKVFYLKMKGDYYRYLAEVATGDARNTVVDDSKNAYQEAFDIAKTKMQPTHPIRLGLALNFSVFYYEILNSPDKACQLAKQAFDDAIAELDTLNEDSYKDSTLIMQLLRDNLTLWTSDTQGDEAEPQEGGDN
- the 14-3-3zeta gene encoding 14-3-3zeta, isoform F → MSTVDKEELVQKAKLAEQSERYDDMAQAMKSVTETGVELSNEERNLLSVAYKNVVGARRSSWRVISSIEQKTEASARKQQLAREYRERVEKELREICYEVLGLLDKYLIPKASNPESKVFYLKMKGDYYRYLAEVATGDARNTVVEDSKKAYQEAFDIAKTKMQPTHPIRLGLALNFSVFYYEIINSPARACHLAKQAFDDAIAELDTLNEDSYKDSTLIMQLLRDNLTLWTSDTQGDEAEPQEGGDN
- the 14-3-3zeta gene encoding 14-3-3zeta, isoform D, which translates into the protein MSTVDKEELVQKAKLAEQSERYDDMAQAMKSVTETGVELSNEERNLLSVAYKNVVGARRSSWRVISSIEQKTEASARKQQLAREYRERVEKELREICYEVLGLLDKYLIPKASNPESKVFYLKMKGDYYRYLAEVATGDARNTVVDDSQTAYQDAFDISKGKMQPTHPIRLGLALNFSVFYYEILNSPDKACQLAKQAFDDAIAELDTLNEDSYKDSTLIMQLLRDNLTLWTSDTQGDEAEPQEGGDN